The following are from one region of the Littorina saxatilis isolate snail1 linkage group LG2, US_GU_Lsax_2.0, whole genome shotgun sequence genome:
- the LOC138960294 gene encoding uncharacterized protein has translation MASVVLGFAFDDGSFFNSSVPVGTWHHLQNQLDGNFYSLQFASQEASRRGITLTSQNLVQIAEGGMALTSGQPVQERVLYQTETQAVPPQCPPQAVDPPPHHSFEAVPGPSYHVEGGLQVLDEAMPISWTQPAVLLLIEEVRSHQHLFSSNAFKKNQVWTKVSTAVNRRGYSYSGFACDKKWRSLNTRFRTIKDKNSKTGQSRSS, from the exons ATGGCGTCGGTTGTGCTTGGATTTGCATTTGACGATGGGTCTTTCTTTAATTCTTCTGTTCCTGTTGGAACTTGGCATCATCTGCAGAACC AACTTGATGGGAATTTCTACTCGCTGCAGTTTGCTTCGCAAGAAGCCAGTAGGCGTGGCATCACGCTTACATCTCAAAACCTGGTGCAGATCGCAGAGGGTGGCATGGCTTTGACGTCTGGTCAGCCAGTACAGGAGCGTGTTCTATACCAGACAGAAACCCAGGCCGTGCCACCCCAGTGCCCGCCGCAAGCTGTCGACCCGCCACCTCATCATTCTTTTGAGGCAGTCCCTGGACCTTCATATCATGTAGAGGGGGGCCTGCAAGTCCTAGATGAAG CCATGCCGATCAGCTGGACGCAGCCTGCAGTCCTGCTGCTGATAGAGGAGGTCAGAAGCCACCAGCACTTGTTTTCATCCAATGCATTTAAGAAAAATCAAGTATGGACCAAGGTTTCTACAGCTGTTAACCGTCGTGGTTACAGCTACAGCGGATTTGCCTGTGATAAAAAATGGAGGAGTTTGAATACAAG ATTCCGCACCATCAAGGACAAAAATTCAAAGACGGGGCAATCCAGGTCATCctga
- the LOC138959453 gene encoding uncharacterized protein isoform X1 codes for MTESRFLEPSEKVPAVARRSKSVGARGSLPRETKWRRLCLDLHLTMGLSLILLFLLELGIICRTIAEGGMALTSGQPVQERVLYQTETQAVPLQCPPQAVDPPPHHSFEAVPGPSYHGEGDLQVLDEAMPISWTQPAVLLLIEEVRSHQHLFSSNAFKKNQVWTKVSTAVNRRGYSYSGFACDKKWRSLNTRFRTIKDKNSKTGQSRSSWAYYDLMEDVNAGNPAVNPPVRISSGGGITGELLDCSLNTFILEKFFVCGLTLMTNQQCLNSI; via the exons ATGACAGAAAGCCGTTTCTTAGAGCCGAGCGAAAAAGTGCCCGCGGTCGCTCGCCGATCCAAGTCTGTAGGTGCTCGCGGCAGTCTGCCTCGCGAGACAAAATGGCGTCGGTTGTGCTTGGATTTGCATTTGACGATGGGTCTTTCTTTAATTCTTCTGTTCCTGTTGGAACTTGGCATCATCTGCAGAACC ATCGCAGAGGGTGGCATGGCTTTGACGTCTGGTCAGCCAGTACAGGAGCGTGTTCTATACCAGACAGAAACCCAGGCCGTGCCACTCCAGTGCCCGCCGCAAGCTGTCGACCCGCCACCTCATCATTCTTTTGAGGCAGTCCCTGGACCTTCATATCATGGAGAGGGGGACCTGCAAGTCCTAGATGAAG CCATGCCGATCAGCTGGACGCAGCCTGCAGTCCTGCTGCTGATAGAGGAGGTCAGAAGCCACCAGCACTTGTTTTCATCCAATGCATTTAAGAAAAATCAAGTATGGACCAAGGTTTCTACAGCTGTTAACCGTCGTGGTTACAGCTACAGCGGATTTGCCTGTGATAAAAAATGGAGGAGTTTGAATACAAG ATTCCGCACCATCAAGGACAAAAATTCAAAGACGGGGCAATCCAGGTCATCCTGGGCTTACTATGACTTGATGGAAGACGTCAACGCTGGCAACCCAGCCGTCAACCCTCCTGTCCGGATAAGTTCTGGTGGCGGGATAACAGGTGAGTTATTGGATTGTTCACTGAACACATTCATATTAGAgaagttttttgtgtgtggtttaacCCTGATGACAAACCAGCAGTGCTTGAACAGCATATGA
- the LOC138959453 gene encoding uncharacterized protein isoform X2, with amino-acid sequence MASVVLGFAFDDGSFFNSSVPVGTWHHLQNQLDGNFYSLQFASQEASRRGITLTSQNLVQIAEGGMALTSGQPVQERVLYQTETQAVPLQCPPQAVDPPPHHSFEAVPGPSYHGEGDLQVLDEAMPISWTQPAVLLLIEEVRSHQHLFSSNAFKKNQVWTKVSTAVNRRGYSYSGFACDKKWRSLNTRFRTIKDKNSKTGQSRSSWAYYDLMEDVNAGNPAVNPPVRISSGGGITGELLDCSLNTFILEKFFVCGLTLMTNQQCLNSI; translated from the exons ATGGCGTCGGTTGTGCTTGGATTTGCATTTGACGATGGGTCTTTCTTTAATTCTTCTGTTCCTGTTGGAACTTGGCATCATCTGCAGAACC AACTTGATGGGAATTTCTACTCGCTGCAGTTTGCTTCGCAAGAAGCCAGTAGGCGTGGCATCACGCTTACATCTCAAAACCTGGTGCAGATCGCAGAGGGTGGCATGGCTTTGACGTCTGGTCAGCCAGTACAGGAGCGTGTTCTATACCAGACAGAAACCCAGGCCGTGCCACTCCAGTGCCCGCCGCAAGCTGTCGACCCGCCACCTCATCATTCTTTTGAGGCAGTCCCTGGACCTTCATATCATGGAGAGGGGGACCTGCAAGTCCTAGATGAAG CCATGCCGATCAGCTGGACGCAGCCTGCAGTCCTGCTGCTGATAGAGGAGGTCAGAAGCCACCAGCACTTGTTTTCATCCAATGCATTTAAGAAAAATCAAGTATGGACCAAGGTTTCTACAGCTGTTAACCGTCGTGGTTACAGCTACAGCGGATTTGCCTGTGATAAAAAATGGAGGAGTTTGAATACAAG ATTCCGCACCATCAAGGACAAAAATTCAAAGACGGGGCAATCCAGGTCATCCTGGGCTTACTATGACTTGATGGAAGACGTCAACGCTGGCAACCCAGCCGTCAACCCTCCTGTCCGGATAAGTTCTGGTGGCGGGATAACAGGTGAGTTATTGGATTGTTCACTGAACACATTCATATTAGAgaagttttttgtgtgtggtttaacCCTGATGACAAACCAGCAGTGCTTGAACAGCATATGA